In Stanieria sp. NIES-3757, the DNA window ACTATTGAGGCATAAACGTAGAGACAAAGCGCATGACGAATAGCACAAATATATATGATATTGCGATCATCGGTGCTGGTTTAGCAGGATTAACTTGCGCACAACACTTACAGCAACAAAGATATCAAGTAATTGTTTTAGATAAATCTCGTGGTGTAGGTGGTAGAGTTGCGACGAGAAGAATTAATAAAACCTGTGTCGATCATGGCGTACCTTTTTTAGAAATCCAAGGAAAACAAACTGAAGAATTAATTCAACAACTAACCCAAGCAAAAATTCTTCAACTCTGGGATGGTAAAATCTATCAACTCGACTCCCAAAACAATCTGCAACCGATTCCCCCAATTAAACGTTACATTGTACCTGAAGGCATAAATACGATCGCAAAATATTTAGCTAGAGATTTAGAAATTAAAAAACAGTTTCAAGTTACTGCGATCAAACCAATCGAAAACATTTGGCAAATTCTAACTGAATCTAACGAGCAGATTAAAGCTAAAGCTATTGTAATGGCAATACCTGCACCCCAAGCTTTACCTATTTTAGAATCTCAAGTATCAACCAAGTTAATTAATCAATTACGTCAGGGACAATTCTATCCTTGCATTACCGTGATGGCAGGATACGATTCTCAGTATTTATCAGATTTACCTTCCTGGCAAGGAGTAAGAATTAATAATCAAACAGATTTGATTTGGATTGCTTTAGATAGTAGTAAAAGAGATACTGCTACTCAACCTGTCTTTGTCCTCCATAGTACTGCCGAATTTGCTCAAAAATATTTAGATGCTACCGACTTACAAACAGCAGGAAAACAATTATTACAGCAAGCTGCTTCTTTATTATTACCTTGGTTAGATTCTCCTCAATGGTTACAAGTGCATCGTTGGCGTTATTCTATTCCTAGTCATTCCTTATTTCTACCCTGTTTGTCAACCACCCAACCTTTACCTCTAGTTTGTTGTGGTGACTGGTGTATCGGCAATGGAGTTGAAGATGCTTTAATTTCTGGTTTAGCTAGTGCAGCTAAAATTAGTGAATTAATTTAAGATCATTCTTAACGCTAATGGCTTTTCTCCCAATTGAAGTGATCAAACAAACATTATCGTCAAGTCGTTATCCCCTAACAATTAGTTGTAGTGCGATCACGAAGTGCCTCGCCTCTGGCGAGATCGCAGGTGCTTTAACTGGATCTTATCTTACATTGTTGATGGTTGATTGTTTGTCCACAGCCTATAGCAGATAAATCTTTTTACTTTCTGATAACTGGTGTCCTTGCCAATATTTAGAAACGCTATAGTAATGAGGCAGACGGCAGATAATACGAAAGTTTCAGTTTTTTTCTAATCAAAAAAATTTCGGTATCTATTTAGTTTTGAGACTTGGTATCAGATTGCATTGAATTAAAATTGACGATAAATTAAACTGCGACAATCCTTAGTTGAAGAGACAGGCTTGATTGCGCACACCTTTTCCATTATTTGTATAATACCAGATTAATTATAAAAATTATCAAATTATTTTGGCAATTTTACGAATTAACTGTTTGAGCTAATCGATCTAAAGTTCAAAGTTGACAACAAGCTTTATAAATGATGAATAGTTCTACTAACTAAAAAAACCAGTAAGCTAAGATTTCAAATTAATTTAAATTATTTATTTTAGTCGTTACTAAATTTTTGGACTCAATGTTTATATTTAATTTCTTTTAAAGCTTTATTTAAACTTAATTGATTAATCAGTAATTTTTACCAAATCAAATTGACAAAAAGTTAATAGCTTTCTTTATGAATTATTAGTTTAATCTCATGTTATTTATCTTGAAAATCTGGGAATTATTTAATTAAAGTTAAATATTTAAATTCATCAGATTAATCAGGAAATATGAAGAAAAAACTAATGTTTGGTACTGCTTTCATAGCCACTTGGTTAGGAATAATGATTCCTAATGCCTTAGCCAATCATTGTTCTATTGGTCAAAAAGGAGAAGTTCTCTGGAAAGGAAATTGGTACCCAGCACAAGTTTTAGATGTCGATGGAGATTATTGCTATATCACCTATGATAGTTATGATAGTTCTTGGGATGAATGGGTTGAACCGCAACGTTTTCGCTCAGCTTATCGAGTAGGAGATTCAGTTAAAATTCTTTGGAAAGGTCAATGGTATCCAGGACAAATTTTAGCGATTAGTGGCAATAGTTATCAAATTACTTATTACGGTTACGATAGCTCTTGGAATGAATGGGTTGAACCTGCCAGACTTAGCCGTTAATTAAAATCAATAGCCTTCAAAAAAAGTGTTTGAATAAATCTTTTCTTAACAAGCGATCTCTCTATGAGGATCGCTTTTAATTTAACTAGATAAACTTAAAAATAAGTAAATTGAATATCATAGTCACAGATACAATCAAAAAAAATTGAATCTTTTATTCCCAAATCTTCAAAATTGATCGGGTACAATCCTGTAATGGTTTCTTTAGCTGTAATTATGACCGAATTTGTTCTCGACGTTCGTAATCTCCAAGTAACATTTTTTACTGAAAACAAGCCT includes these proteins:
- a CDS encoding FAD dependent oxidoreductase, with protein sequence MTNSTNIYDIAIIGAGLAGLTCAQHLQQQRYQVIVLDKSRGVGGRVATRRINKTCVDHGVPFLEIQGKQTEELIQQLTQAKILQLWDGKIYQLDSQNNLQPIPPIKRYIVPEGINTIAKYLARDLEIKKQFQVTAIKPIENIWQILTESNEQIKAKAIVMAIPAPQALPILESQVSTKLINQLRQGQFYPCITVMAGYDSQYLSDLPSWQGVRINNQTDLIWIALDSSKRDTATQPVFVLHSTAEFAQKYLDATDLQTAGKQLLQQAASLLLPWLDSPQWLQVHRWRYSIPSHSLFLPCLSTTQPLPLVCCGDWCIGNGVEDALISGLASAAKISELI